One Phaseolus vulgaris cultivar G19833 chromosome 4, P. vulgaris v2.0, whole genome shotgun sequence DNA window includes the following coding sequences:
- the LOC137838472 gene encoding uncharacterized protein, whose translation MAQMMEIMRALQENVEASRIEQAKMHEDLVASQARNEELSKVTEELRQALHEQRGRATVEEVAPSWPPRVFPMPFAQAITDTPIPMSVVPVKAFFTDVKDPEAHLTAFHTQMMLSGGSDVVYCKMFMSTLQGTALEWFVSLPTGYITNFQQFSKLFVEQYIMVRSPAKDEEMLVYAFKKGVLPGPFCEALIRGHPSTFSEVRRLAVAHIADESEVAEKRGSVAPARPRAQTRIQPQRVLETAAAKKDQRARHPYDPKKNKGRGSGRPREFNRPPRYKFVMGLADLIAIPNIAARLKAPEKVGNKVLGPKPNAWCELHQSFGHTLDSCLALGYQLDDLVKSGFLNDDLVKDRGSVELSAGEQ comes from the exons atggcgcaaatgatggagatcatgcgcgcGTTGCAAGAGAATGTGGAggcatcgcgcatagagcaggcgaagatgcatgaagacctggtcgcctctcaggccagaaacgaagagctcagcaaggtcactgaggaattgcgtcaagctcttcacgaGCAGAGAGGACGCGCAACTGTTGAGGAAGTAGCACCGTCGTGGCCACCGCGCGTCTTTCcgatgccgtttgctcaggcgatcacggacacgccGATCCCTATGAGCGTAGTACCTGTGAAGGCTTTTTTCACCGACGTGAAGGATCCTGAAGcgcatctcactgcgttccacacacagatgatgctgtcgggaggctCAGATGTTGtttattgcaagatgtttatgagcacgctccagggaacagcgctggaatggttcgtTAGCTTGCCTACTGGttacataaccaatttccaacagttttcaaagcttttcgtcgagcagtacatc atggtccgctcgcctgctaaGGACGAGGAAatgttggtatacgccttcaaaaagggcgtgctgcctggacctttctgcgaggcaCTGATTAGGGGCCACCCCTCCACGTTttctgaggttaggcgacttgctgtggcccacatcgccgacgagagtgaagtcgccgagaagagagggagcgtggctcctgctaggccacgcgcccaaactagaatccagccacagagggtgctggagacggcggCGGCTAAGAAGGATCAGAGggctcgccatccttatgatccaaagaaaaacaagggaaggggctCAGGGCGCCCTAGGGAGTTCAATCGCCCACCAAggtacaagtttgtcatggggttggcggacctgatcgccattcccaacatagctgccaggcttaaggcgcctgagaaagttGGCAATAAGGTGCTAGGACCAAAACCGAACGCATGGTGCGAATtgcaccagagttttggtcacaccctTGACTCGTGCTTGGCCCTGggttaccagctcgacgacttggtcaagagcggtttcttgaaCGACGACTTGGTCAAGGACAGGGGGAGCGTTGAGCTATCAGCCGGCG